From one Bacillus sp. FJAT-42376 genomic stretch:
- the purL gene encoding phosphoribosylformylglycinamidine synthase subunit PurL, protein MSLLLEPNPEQIKAEKVYQQMGISDEEFAMVESILGRLPNYTETGIFSVMWSEHCSYKNSKPVLKKFPVTGEHVLQGPGEGAGIVDIGDNQAVVFKIESHNHPSAVEPYQGAATGVGGIIRDVFSMGARPIALLNSLRFGELKTPRVKYLFEEVVAGIAGYGNCIGIPTVGGEIQFDASYEGNPLVNAMCVGLIDHKDIKKGQAKGVGNTVMYVGAKTGRDGIHGATFASEELNEKSDEKRPAVQVGDPFMEKLLLEACLEVIQNDALVGIQDMGAAGLTSSSAEMASKAGSGIEMNLDLIPQREYGMTPYEMMLSESQERMLLVIEKGREHEIEAIFAKYDLEAVSVGTVTNDKMLRLVHRGEVVVEIPVDALAEEAPVYHKPSSEPAYFREFQQMEETVPEVENLEDTLISLLKQPTIASKEWVYNQYDYMVRTNTVVAPGSDAAVLRIRGTKKALAMTTDCNSRYLYLDPETGGKIAVAEAARNIVCSGGTPLAITDCLNFGNPEKPEIFWQLEKAADGMSEACTVLGAPVIGGNVSLYNETNGTAIYPTPVIGMVGLIEDTDYITTQDFKDAGDFIYVLGETKAEFGGSELQKLVYGGISGKAPALDLAVEKERMGLLSKAIREGLVQSAHDAAEGGLAVALAESAFSGKGLGADVEFNGDAVTALFSETQSRYVITVNPEKKERFEELTKAARIGRVTDSGKLTIRGSQGEQWVDLSIEKLEDAWRGAIPCLLKLKD, encoded by the coding sequence ATGTCACTACTTCTTGAGCCAAATCCTGAACAAATCAAAGCAGAAAAAGTGTATCAGCAGATGGGAATCAGCGACGAAGAATTTGCGATGGTTGAATCCATTCTCGGACGCCTGCCCAACTATACGGAAACGGGAATTTTCTCCGTTATGTGGTCTGAGCACTGCAGCTATAAAAACTCCAAACCGGTTCTGAAAAAGTTCCCTGTCACAGGGGAGCACGTTCTGCAGGGACCGGGCGAGGGAGCGGGGATCGTGGATATCGGCGATAACCAGGCGGTTGTTTTTAAAATTGAGAGCCATAATCACCCCTCTGCTGTTGAGCCTTACCAGGGCGCTGCAACGGGTGTCGGCGGCATCATCCGTGATGTGTTCTCGATGGGTGCGCGCCCGATCGCTCTATTAAATTCGCTGAGATTCGGTGAACTGAAAACACCGCGCGTAAAGTATTTGTTTGAAGAAGTAGTAGCAGGGATTGCCGGCTACGGAAACTGCATCGGTATTCCGACCGTTGGCGGCGAAATCCAGTTTGATGCCTCCTATGAAGGAAATCCGCTTGTGAACGCTATGTGTGTCGGACTCATCGACCATAAGGATATAAAGAAAGGCCAGGCAAAGGGTGTCGGCAATACGGTCATGTACGTCGGTGCCAAAACAGGCCGTGACGGCATTCACGGAGCGACATTCGCTTCAGAGGAACTGAACGAGAAATCGGATGAAAAGCGACCGGCCGTTCAGGTAGGGGATCCGTTCATGGAAAAGCTTCTATTGGAAGCCTGTCTTGAAGTGATCCAAAATGATGCGCTTGTCGGCATTCAGGATATGGGGGCGGCGGGCCTTACGAGTTCGTCTGCTGAAATGGCGAGCAAAGCAGGCTCTGGAATCGAAATGAACCTCGATTTGATTCCGCAGCGCGAGTACGGAATGACGCCGTATGAAATGATGCTGTCCGAGTCCCAGGAGCGGATGCTGCTTGTGATTGAGAAAGGCCGCGAGCATGAGATTGAAGCGATCTTCGCGAAGTATGACCTTGAAGCCGTTTCAGTCGGGACGGTAACGAATGATAAAATGCTCCGCCTTGTTCATAGAGGGGAGGTTGTCGTTGAGATTCCGGTCGATGCGCTGGCAGAGGAAGCGCCGGTTTATCACAAACCTTCTTCAGAGCCGGCTTATTTCCGGGAGTTTCAGCAAATGGAGGAAACCGTTCCAGAGGTTGAAAACCTTGAGGATACACTGATCAGCCTTCTCAAGCAGCCGACGATTGCGAGCAAGGAATGGGTCTACAATCAGTATGACTATATGGTCCGCACGAATACAGTGGTCGCACCGGGATCCGATGCTGCGGTGCTGCGCATCCGCGGAACGAAGAAGGCGCTTGCGATGACAACGGACTGCAACTCGCGCTACCTGTACCTTGACCCGGAAACGGGCGGGAAAATTGCCGTGGCAGAAGCAGCCCGCAACATTGTTTGCTCGGGAGGAACACCGCTTGCCATCACGGATTGTCTGAACTTCGGGAATCCGGAAAAGCCGGAGATTTTCTGGCAGCTTGAAAAGGCGGCGGACGGGATGAGCGAGGCATGTACCGTTCTCGGTGCTCCGGTTATCGGGGGCAATGTTTCTCTTTATAACGAAACGAACGGAACGGCAATCTACCCTACACCCGTCATCGGAATGGTCGGTCTGATTGAGGATACGGATTACATTACCACTCAGGACTTCAAAGATGCGGGCGATTTTATTTATGTGCTTGGCGAAACGAAGGCTGAATTCGGAGGAAGCGAGCTGCAGAAGCTTGTGTACGGCGGCATTTCCGGAAAAGCCCCGGCCCTTGATTTAGCGGTTGAAAAGGAACGGATGGGCCTTTTATCAAAAGCCATCCGCGAAGGTCTTGTTCAGTCGGCGCATGATGCAGCAGAAGGCGGTCTTGCGGTGGCGCTGGCTGAATCGGCCTTTTCAGGAAAAGGACTCGGAGCAGATGTGGAGTTTAACGGTGATGCGGTAACGGCACTGTTCAGTGAAACTCAATCCCGTTATGTCATTACAGTAAATCCTGAAAAGAAAGAGCGTTTTGAGGAGTTAACGAAGGCTGCAAGAATCGGCCGGGTCACGGACAGCGGAAAACTAACCATTCGCGGAAGCCAAGGGGAACAGTGGGTGGATTTAAGCATCGAGAAGCTTGAAGACGCCTGGAGAGGAGCCATCCCATGCTTGCTGAAATTAAAGGATTAA